From one Streptomyces sp. N50 genomic stretch:
- a CDS encoding 2OG-Fe(II) oxygenase family protein produces MPESVTHIPETLELPYAEVRGDRLAFDRPDDAARALAIGAFFVKIPEHLDVRPGLELARTFYEPADPGRPGDRYRGHRAEQHADSKLGYSDRPDQVEQLQLESAHWDTYLPAEVTTLLREMEAITLATLYGVFEAAGLPESDWEIITGGAREGTGWCHSTVNHYRASLSGRAGIVHHTDSGFITLLYADQPGLEVQAEDDRWLPVDVKEHHFIVNLGDGLDILTRRLPRPVTAVIHRVPESSPDQRPDGDRSSFTVFIGPRYDMPLYQYTADHVLGEYQGFRDFSVEKAKKLGYEFHPRL; encoded by the coding sequence ATGCCGGAATCCGTCACGCACATCCCAGAGACCCTGGAACTGCCCTACGCAGAGGTACGCGGCGACCGACTCGCCTTCGACCGTCCGGACGACGCGGCGCGCGCACTCGCCATCGGCGCCTTCTTCGTGAAGATACCCGAGCACCTGGATGTCCGTCCGGGGCTCGAACTCGCCCGCACCTTCTACGAACCCGCCGACCCCGGCCGCCCGGGCGACCGGTACCGCGGCCACCGGGCGGAGCAGCACGCCGACTCCAAGCTCGGCTACTCCGACCGGCCCGACCAGGTCGAGCAGCTCCAACTGGAGAGCGCGCACTGGGACACCTACCTGCCGGCCGAAGTCACCACGCTGCTGCGGGAGATGGAGGCCATCACCCTCGCCACCCTGTACGGAGTGTTCGAGGCGGCCGGCCTGCCGGAGAGCGACTGGGAGATCATCACGGGCGGCGCCCGCGAGGGCACAGGATGGTGCCACTCGACCGTCAACCACTACCGCGCGAGCCTCAGCGGCCGCGCCGGAATCGTCCACCACACGGACAGCGGGTTCATCACCCTCCTCTACGCCGACCAACCGGGCCTGGAGGTACAGGCCGAGGACGACCGGTGGCTGCCGGTGGACGTCAAAGAGCACCACTTCATCGTCAACCTCGGCGACGGTCTGGACATCCTCACCCGGCGGCTGCCCCGACCGGTGACGGCGGTGATCCACCGCGTTCCAGAGAGCAGTCCGGATCAGCGGCCCGACGGCGACCGTTCGTCGTTCACCGTGTTCATCGGACCGAGGTACGACATGCCGTTGTACCAGTACACCGCCGACCATGTCCTCGGTGAGTACCAGGGCTTCCGGGACTTCTCCGTCGAGAAGGCGAAGAAACTCGGCTACGAGTTCCACCCCCGCCTTTGA
- a CDS encoding cytochrome P450, translating to MRRSFALWDLPLTRAGVAGLDPARLKELGTLIVATYDTTALSLLWAIAYLQDNPEHRHNVIAESRGPRSDAPGPSVTDHAVLEALRLGGSNPTALWRRTTRPIRLEHQGRTTTIPPGTMLWLDRRRANKDAAVFPRPADFDPGNIKAIHRSPRETVSSLLSRNRYEINSFSMVNTDRNPRKCPGRLFSVRVQSLLLSELYGHYNVTTHGTDLTLRRHSSMPRPARAGTVLIRTAHEQGAAG from the coding sequence ATCCGGCGCAGTTTCGCCCTGTGGGACCTCCCGCTCACCCGCGCCGGCGTCGCCGGGCTCGACCCCGCGCGGCTGAAGGAACTCGGCACCCTCATCGTGGCGACCTACGACACGACCGCACTCAGCCTGCTGTGGGCCATCGCCTATCTGCAGGACAACCCCGAGCACCGGCACAACGTCATCGCCGAATCACGCGGCCCCCGTTCCGACGCGCCCGGCCCTTCCGTCACCGACCACGCCGTCCTGGAGGCACTCAGGCTGGGCGGCAGCAACCCCACCGCACTGTGGCGCCGCACCACCAGACCCATCCGACTCGAGCATCAGGGACGTACGACGACGATCCCGCCCGGCACCATGCTGTGGCTGGACCGCCGACGTGCCAACAAGGACGCTGCGGTCTTCCCGCGGCCCGCCGACTTCGACCCCGGCAACATCAAGGCCATCCACCGGTCGCCCCGCGAGACGGTCTCGTCCCTGCTCTCCCGCAACCGGTACGAGATCAACTCCTTCAGCATGGTCAACACCGACCGGAACCCCAGGAAGTGCCCAGGCCGTCTGTTCTCCGTACGCGTGCAGTCCTTACTGCTGTCCGAGCTGTACGGGCACTACAACGTCACCACGCACGGCACCGATCTGACCCTGCGCCGCCACTCGTCCATGCCACGTCCCGCGCGGGCCGGAACCGTGCTCATCCGGACCGCCCACGAACAGGGAGCCGCCGGATGA
- a CDS encoding 2OG-Fe(II) oxygenase family protein, with amino-acid sequence MTPRPESPAGLAGPSQTVRAAVRLPAMPGEHEAARTYPPIALERARLDGERLVFDRPTGFDQALQQGFFLLRVPNAVDTAPGDLFAAHFHEPAAGDAQDVYRGYRDIQVPGDYQGYFDREHDQWENFYIETANFALLPDSVTRLGQELSRLGIHVLRAVLDHVGIPRREWAKVTGGLTEHHGHRMLAFNHFRPDKPVRGSKFHRDSGWVTVLRSTEPGLLALIDGDLHAINPEPGYFAVNFGSSFEVLTERLPHPVRANVHGVARTERQPGQPHRTSYVIFLDSDLAGTIYRYQDGEPQAVQSVADFAVQEVSRTYDDNSEL; translated from the coding sequence ATGACACCCCGCCCCGAGTCCCCCGCAGGCCTCGCCGGACCCTCGCAGACCGTGCGCGCCGCGGTACGACTGCCCGCCATGCCCGGTGAGCACGAGGCGGCGCGCACCTACCCGCCGATCGCGCTGGAGCGCGCCCGGCTGGACGGAGAGCGCCTGGTCTTCGACCGCCCGACCGGCTTCGACCAGGCCCTGCAACAGGGGTTCTTCCTCCTGCGTGTCCCGAACGCCGTGGACACCGCCCCCGGTGATCTGTTCGCCGCCCACTTCCATGAACCGGCCGCCGGGGATGCCCAGGACGTCTACCGCGGCTACCGCGACATTCAGGTCCCCGGCGACTACCAGGGGTACTTCGACCGAGAGCACGACCAGTGGGAGAACTTCTACATCGAGACAGCGAACTTCGCCCTGCTGCCCGACTCCGTCACCCGGCTCGGCCAGGAGCTGTCCCGGCTCGGCATCCACGTCCTGCGCGCGGTCCTGGACCACGTCGGCATTCCCCGCCGTGAGTGGGCGAAGGTCACCGGAGGCCTGACCGAGCACCACGGACACCGGATGCTCGCCTTCAACCACTTCAGGCCCGACAAACCGGTCCGCGGCTCCAAGTTCCACCGCGACTCCGGCTGGGTGACCGTCCTGCGCTCCACGGAACCCGGTCTGCTGGCCCTCATCGACGGCGACCTGCACGCGATCAACCCCGAACCCGGCTACTTCGCCGTCAACTTCGGCAGCTCCTTCGAGGTCCTCACCGAACGGCTGCCCCACCCGGTCCGGGCCAATGTCCACGGTGTCGCCCGTACCGAACGACAGCCGGGCCAACCCCACCGGACCTCGTACGTGATCTTCCTCGACTCCGACCTCGCCGGAACGATCTACCGCTACCAGGACGGCGAGCCACAGGCCGTGCAGTCGGTTGCGGACTTCGCCGTCCAAGAGGTCAGCCGAACCTACGACGACAACAGCGAACTGTAG